A region from the Vicia villosa cultivar HV-30 ecotype Madison, WI linkage group LG3, Vvil1.0, whole genome shotgun sequence genome encodes:
- the LOC131661904 gene encoding protein TOC75, chloroplastic-like, which produces MRSERSIIFEIKSKELEQKLVEVSTECSIVSGRGGHPNLVFTASLKLGGTITFEHQNLRRINRSLTASMTTSSFSNPHTIHGTECSV; this is translated from the exons ATGAGAAGTGAAAGAAGCATAATTTTTGAAATTAAGTCAAAAGAGTTGGAGCAGAAATTAGTTGAAGTTAGTACCGAGTGTAGTATTGTTTCTGGGCGAGGAGGGCATCCAAATTTGGTATTTACG GCTTCACTGAAACTAGGAGGGACTATTACTTTTGAACATCAGAATCTGCGAAGAATAAATAGGTCACTTACTGCTTCAATGACAACTAGTAGCTTCTCGAATCCTCAT ACAATCCACGGCACCGAATGCTCCGTGTAA